The DNA region ATCGGCATCGTGCTGCTCGACACGGATACCCGCGCCGAATTCATCAACCGCGCCTTCCGCGATTATTTCGCGCTCTCCGACGCGCAAGCCGCGAGCAAACCGCCCTTCATTGCGCTGATGTATCATGGCCGCGACACCGGCGCCTACGAGCTGCCGGAAGACGAGCTCGCCGCCTTCATCGCCAATCGCATGGCGATGGTGCGCGCCGGCGATGCCACGCCGATCAACATCAACCTTGCCGACGGCCAGGTGCTGCGCTTCGCCTGCACGGCGCTGCCCGACGGCGGCCGCATGCTGAGCTACACGCCGGTGACCGATCTGGTGCGGCACGGCGATGATCCGGCCAAGGCCGACTTCTATCGCGCGCAGCGCGCCGGCCGCGAGCGCCACCTGGCGCGGCTGATGCGCGCCGCCGAGTGAGGCGCAGCATTGCTTCGCACGATTGATCCTGCGTGACGGCGACGATAGAACGTTGCCGAGCGTTCGCCCACAACGCAGGATTGATCATGTCCGACGACGTCACCATCCGCTTCGTCACAAGGCAGGACTACGCGCAGTGGCTTCCGCTGTGGGACGGCTACAACGCGTTCTACGGACGTTCGGGACCGACGGCGCTCGCGCCCGAGATCACCGCGATGACGTGGGCGCGCTTCTTCGATGCGTATGAGCCGGTGCACGCGCTGGTCGCCGACGCCGGCGGCACGCTGCTCGGGCTGACGCACTATCTGTTGCATCGCTCGACCACCGCGATCGAGCCGACCTGCTATCTGCAAGACCTCTTCACCAGCGCAGCCGCGC from Bradyrhizobium genosp. L includes:
- a CDS encoding GNAT family N-acetyltransferase is translated as MSDDVTIRFVTRQDYAQWLPLWDGYNAFYGRSGPTALAPEITAMTWARFFDAYEPVHALVADAGGTLLGLTHYLLHRSTTAIEPTCYLQDLFTSAAARGKGVGRALINGVYAQAKLAGSPRVYWQTHETNHTAMQLYDKVAEKPGFVIYRKIF